The DNA segment CCATTGACCTGGAAGAGCCCCTGAAAGTGAAAAAGATGATTGCCACTACCCGCATGTTTGGCGAGCCTGTAGGGGATATTAACGCCATCCGGGAAGCAGTAGCTACTTATACTACCCGTGCCGCAGAAAAATTGCGCCGGCAGCAAAGCGCCGCCAAAGTAGTGAGCGTTTTTATTGTAAGCAAAGAACAAGATCACCTGATTGATTTCCATTACGGCCCTTCGATCAGCACCCATATTACTTTACCCGCTGCCACTTCGGTTACACAGGAACTGATCAAGCCGGCGGTTGAACTGGTCAATCAGTTGTACACGCATGGCAAAGAATACAAGAAAGCCGGTGTTATGCTCAGCGGACTGGTGCCCGATACCTCTATACAAGGCAACCTGTTTTCGGCGCCCGCAAAGAACAATAACCGGTTCTTAATGGATGTGGTTGACAATGTAAACTTCAGCATGCGGGATGATATGGTAAAGTTTGGCACGGTAGGCACTACCCGTAACTGGAAGATGCGGCAGGAACTGCATAGCTCCCGCTTTACCACCCGCTGGGAAGAATTGTTTGAAGTGAGATAACCGGCCGCTCACCCTTCTTAATTTATTCAATCAAAGAAACTGATCTGGGTACCTGCAGTTGATTTGCCGGGCTGAATGAATTGTGGCTTTTGCAAGTGCAGGTCACAGGCCGGATTGAGCTTATCAATCATGTAGGCTATCAGTTCCGGGCAATACATTTCATCGGGCATGTGTACAAAAAGATAGAGCTCCTGCAGACCATTGTTGATCCAGTAAGTAATACGCTGTACCCAGGCATCCGCACGGGTATAATCGGTTGGATGCAGGAGGTTACACACAAAGCGTACAAATGTTCTGGGCGCCGAAAGGTGCATGTGCGCACAATCCCTTCTGCCGGCCGTATCGGTAATAACGGCCCCGATATTCAAAGAACGCAGGGTATCAAAAAGCTCTTTCCTGATAACAGGATCGGAAAACCACTGCGGATGCCGCACTTCCAGGAAAAATGGCAGGTCTGTGGGTAAGGATGCCAGGTAGTTGAACAAGGGTGTTTTACGGCCGGGCGCATAGCTTTCACT comes from the Paraflavitalea devenefica genome and includes:
- a CDS encoding DUF72 domain-containing protein is translated as MDFGKIPQDELNTVDFTLPAEPVDNRLVLTGQKTGKPQVYLGVPRWGHKSWVGRVYPKGTKEAGFTEQYVKHFNCVELNATHYKIYTPAEIGKWAARAAGRDFKFCPKVPQLISHYSNFNNVFDQTSAFLEGVLAFGEHLGPIFLQVSESYAPGRKTPLFNYLASLPTDLPFFLEVRHPQWFSDPVIRKELFDTLRSLNIGAVITDTAGRRDCAHMHLSAPRTFVRFVCNLLHPTDYTRADAWVQRITYWINNGLQELYLFVHMPDEMYCPELIAYMIDKLNPACDLHLQKPQFIQPGKSTAGTQISFFD